A genomic window from Macaca mulatta isolate MMU2019108-1 chromosome 19, T2T-MMU8v2.0, whole genome shotgun sequence includes:
- the CIC gene encoding protein capicua homolog isoform X1, which translates to MKPMKKACTGLSGPGSGSKSPPATRAKALRRRGAGEGDKPEEEDDEAQQPQPQPGPEEAEEGEEEEAERGPGAEGPPLELHPGDPAPGPAEDPKGDGEAGRWEPSLSRKTATFKSRAPKKKYVEEHGAGSSGVAGAPEERVRTPEEASGLGVPPRPPTSTRSSSTDTASEHSADLEDEPAEPCGPGPWPPGSTSGSYDLRQLRSQRVLARRGDGLFLPAVVRQVRRSQDLGVQFPGDRALTFYEGVPGAGVDVVLDATPPPGALVVGTAVCTCVEPGVAAYREGVVVEVATKPAAYKVRLSPGPSSQPGPPGSLPQPPQPLHREPEEAVWVARSSLRLLRPPWEPEAMLRKPPTGPEEEHVEPGATLPPCPAALDPKQPEDAEVSKISFGGNLGTHCEEGEEKHPPALGTPALLPLPPPQLLSPPPKSPAFVGPGRPGEQPSPCQEGSQGGSRSSSVASLEKGTAPAARARTPLTAAQQKYKKGDVVCTPSGIRKKFNGKQWRRLCSRDGCMKESQRRGYCSRHLSMRTKEMEGLADSGPGGAGRPAAVAAREGSTEFDWGDETSRDSEASSVAARGDSRPRLVAPADLSRFEFDECEAAVMLVSLGSSRSGTPSFSPVSTQSPFSPAPSPSPSPLFGFRPANFSPINASPVIQRTAVRSRHLSASTPKAGVLTPPDLGPHPPPPAPRERHSSGILPTFQTNLTFTVPISPGRRKTELLPHPGALGAPGAGGGGAAPDFPKSDSLDSGVDSVSHTSTPSTPAGFRAVSPAVPFSRSRQPSPLLLLPPPAGLTSDPGPSVRRVPAVQRDSPVIVRNPDVPLPSKFPGEVGTAGEVRAGGPGRGCRETPVPTGVASGKPGLPPPLPAPVPITVPPAAPTAVAQPMPTFGLASSPFQPVAFHPSPAALLPVLVPSSYTSHPAPKKEVIMGRPGTVWTNVEPRSVAVFPWHSLVPFLAPSQPDPSVQPSEAQQPASHPVASNQSKEPAESAAVAHERPPGGTGGADPGRPPGATCPESPGPGPPHPLGVVEPGKGPPPTTEEEAPGPPGEPRLDSETESDHDDAFLSIMSPEIQLPLPPGKRRTQSLSALPKERDSSSEKDGRSPNKREKDHIRRPMNAFMIFSKRHRALVHQRHPNQDNRTVSKILGEWWYALGPKEKQKYHDLAFQVKEAHFKAHPDWKWCNKDRKKSSSEAKPTSLGLAGGHKETRERSMSETGTAAAPGVSSELLSVAAQTLLSSDAKVPGSSSCGAERLHTVGGPGSARPRAFSHSGVHSLDGSEVDSQALQELTQMVSGPASYSGPKPSTQYGAPGPFAAPGEGGALAATGRPSLLPTRASRSQRAASEDMTSDEERMVICEEEGDDDVIADDGFGTTDIDLKCKERVTDSESGDSSGEDPEGNKGFGRKVFSPVIRSSFTHCRPPLDPEPPGPPDPPVAFGKGYSSTPSSSASSPASSSASAATSFSLGSGTFKAQESGQGSTAGPLRPPLPGAGGPATPSKATRFLPTDPATFRRKRPESVGGLEPPGPSVIAAPPSGGGSILQTLVLPPNKEEQEGGGARVPSAPAPSLAYGAPAAPLSRPAATMVTNVVRPVSSTPVPIASKPFPTSGRAEASPNDTAGARTEMGTGSRVPGGSPLGVSLVYSDKKSAAATSPAPHLVAGPLLGTVGKAPATVTNLLVGTPGYGAPAPPAVQFIAQGAPGGGTTAGSGAGAGSGPNGPVPLGILQPGALGKAGGITQVQYILPTLPQQLQVAPAPAPAPGTKAATPSGPAPTTSIRFTLPPGTSTNGKVLAATAPTPGIPILQSVPSAPPPKAQSVSPVQAPPPGGSAQLLPGKVLVPLAAPSMSVRGGGAGQPLPLVSPPFSVPVQNGAQPPSKIIQLTPVPVSTPSGLVPPLSPATLPGPTSQPQKVLLPSSTRITYVQSAGGHALPLGTSPASSQAGTVTSYGPTSSVALGFTSLGPSGPAFVQPLLSAGQAPLLAPGQVGVSPVPSPQLPPACAAPGGPVITAFYSGSPAPTSSAPLAQPSQAPPSLVYTVATSTTPPAATILPKGPPAPATATPAPTSPFPSATAGSMTYSLVAPKAQRPSPKAPQKVKAAIASIPVGSFEAGASGRPGPAPRQPLEPGPVREPTAPESELEGQPTPPAPPPAPETWTPTARSSPPPPPPAEERTSAKGPETMASKFPSSSSDWRVPGQGLENRGEPPTPPSPAPAPAVAPGGSSESSSGRAAGDTPERKEAAGTGKKVKVRPPPLKKTFDSVDNRVLSEVDFEERFAELPEFRPEEVLPSPTLQSLATSPRAILGSYRKKRKNSTDLDSAPEDPTSPKRKMRRRSSCSSEPNTPKSAKCEGDIFTFDRTGTEAEDVLGELEYEKVPYSSLRRTLDQRRALVMQLFQDHGFFPSAQATAAFQARYADIFPSKVCLQLKIREVRQKIMQAATPTEQPPGAEAPLPVPPPTGTAAAPAPTPSPAGGPDPTSPSSDSGTVQAAPPLPPPPESGPGQPGWEGAPQPSPPPPGPSTAATGR; encoded by the exons atgaagccaaTGAAGAAGGCATGCACTGGCCTTTCAGGTCCTGGCAGTGGCAGCAAGTCTCCCCCAGCCACCAGGGCCAAGGCTTTGAGGCGGCgaggggctggggagggtgaCAAGCCAGAGGAGGAGGACGACGAGGCACAGCAGCCGCAACCGCAGCCTGGGCCcgaagaggctgaggaaggggaggaagaggaggctgagCGGGGCCCTGGGGCTGAAGGTCCTCCACTGGAGCTGCACCCTGGCGACCCGGCTCCAGGCCCAGCTGAGGACCCCAAAGGGGATGGGGAGGCAGGCCGCTGGGAGCCCTCACTCAGCCGCAAGACGGCCACGTTCAAGTCTCGAGCGCCCAAGAAGAAGTATGTAGAGGAGCACGGAGCTGGCAGCAGTGGGGTGGCTGGGGCCCCTGAAGAGAGGGTGCGGACCCCTGAGGAGGCCAGTGGCCTGGGGGTGCCTCCACGGCCACCCACCTCCACTCGCTCCTCCTCCACTGACACAGCCAGTGAGCACTCGGCAGACCTGGAGGATGAGCCGGCTGAGCCTTGTGGTCCAGGCCCCTGGCCCCCCGGCAGCACCAGTGGCAGCTATGACCTGCGGCAGCTGCGGTCCCAGCGGGTGCTGGCCCGGCGTGGTGACGGCCTCTTTCTGCCGGCTGTGGTGCGCCAGGTGCGCCGAAGCCAGGACCTGGGTGTGCAGTTCCCTGGTGACCGAGCCCTGACTTTCTACGAGGGGGTGCCAGGTGCTGGTGTGGATGTAGTTTTGGATGCCACACCCCCACCAGGTGCCCTGGTGGTGGGCACAGCTGTCTGTACCTGTGTGGAGCCCGGCGTGGCTGCCTACCGGGaaggtgtggtggtggaggtggccaCCAAGCCAGCTGCCTACAAGGTCCGTCTCAGCCCTGGCCCCAGCTCCCAGCCAGGCCCACCAGGCAGCCTCCCGCAGCCCCCACAGCCACTGCACCGTGAGCCGGAGGAGGCCGTGTGGGTGGCCCGCTCCAGCCTACGCCTGCTGCGCCCCCCCTGGGAACCTGAGGCCATGCTGAGGaagcccccaacaggccccgagGAAGAGCACGTGGAGCCTGGGGCCACCTTGCCACCCTGCCCTGCTGCCCTGGACCCCAAACAGCCCGAGGACGCTGAGGTCTCTAAGATCAGCTTTGGTGGCAACCTGGGTACTCACTGTGAGGAGGGTGAGGAGAAGCACCCTCCAGCGCTGGGTACCCCCGCTCTGctcccactgcccccaccccagctcctgTCACCGCCACCCAAGTCTCCAGCCTTTGTGGGCCCTGGCCGCCCTGGCGAGCAGCCCTCGCCCTGCCAGGAGGGGAGCCAGGGTGGCAGCCGCAGCAGCAGTGTGGCCTCCCTGGAAAAGGGGACCGCACCGGCAGCCCGGGCCCGCACGCCACTGACAGCGGCCCAGCAGAAGTACAAGAAGGGTGATGTGGTCTGTACACCCAGCGGAATACGAAAGAAGTTCAACGGCAAGCAGTGGCGCCGGCTATGCTCGCGAGATGGCTGCATGAAGGAGTCACAGCGGCGAGGCTACTGCTCACGTCACCTGTCCATGCGAACCAAAGAGATGGAGGGCCTGGCAGACAGTGGACCTGGGGGGGCGGGCCGGCCTGCAGCCGTGGCAGCCCGTGAGGGCAGCACGGAGTTTGACTGGGGTGATGAGACGTCGAGGGACAGTGAGGCCAGCAGTGTGGCGGCTCGTGGAGACTCACGGCCACGCCTGGTGGCCCCTGCTGACTTGTCACGCTTTGAGTTCGACGAGTGTGAGGCGGCCGTGATGCTGGTGTCGCTGGGCAGCTCGCGCTCAGGCACGCCCTCCTTCTCACCCGTCTCCACGCAATCGCCCTTCTCGCCAGCCCCGTCACCCTCACCCTCGCCACTCTTCGGTTTCCGCCCTGCCAACTTCAGCCCCATCAATGCCTCGCCAGTCATCCAGCGCACTGCAGTCCGCAGTCGCCACCTGAGCGCCAGCACCCCTAAGGCAGGCGTGCTGACGCCGCCAGACCTGGGCCCCCACCCACCGCCACCTGCCCCCCGAGAGCGCCACTCCTCTGGAATCCTACCCACCTTCCAGACCAACCTGACCTTCACCGTGCCCATCAGCCCTGGGCGACGGAAGACAGAGCTGTTGCCGCACCCAGGGGCCTTGGGGGCCCCTGGCGCAGGGGGTGGAGGAGCCGCCCCAGACTTTCCCAAGAGTGACAGCTTAGACTCTGGTGTGGACTCGGTGTCCCACACATCTACACCCTCCACGCCAGCTGGCTTCCGGGCCGTGTCCCCTGCTGTGCCCTTCTCTCGCTCCCGCCAGCCCTCACCATTGCTGCTGTTGCCCCCGCCTGCCGGCCTGACCTCGGATCCGGGGCCCTCTGTGCGCAGGGTGCCTGCCGTGCAGCGGGACTCACCTGTCATTGTCCGCAACCCTgatgtgccactgccctccaaatTCCCTGGGGAGGTGGGCACTGCTGGTGAGGTGCGGGCTGGGGGACCTGGGCGGGGCTGCCGTGAGACCCCGGTGCCCACTGGGGTGGCCAGTGGGAAGCCTGGCCTGCCCCCACCTCTGCCAGCCCCCGTGCCCATCACTGTACCTCCAGCTGCACCAACTGCCGTGGCCCAGCCGATGCCCACCTTTGGCCTGGCTTCTTCACCCTTTCAGCCTGTGGCCTTCCACCCCTCACCTGCTGCCCTGTTGCCCGTTTTGGTGCCCAGCAGCTACACCAGCCACCCTGCCCCCAAGAAGGAAGTCATCATGGGCCGGCCTGGAACAG TGTGGACGAATGTGGAACCTCGCTCTGTGGCTGTGTTCCCCTGGCACTCCTTAGTCCCCTTCCTGGCACCCAGCCAGCCTGACCCCTCCGTGCAGCCGAGCGAGGCCCAGCAACCTGCCAGCCACCCAGTGGCCTCCAACCAGAGCAAAG AACCTGCTGAGTCGGCAGCTGTTGCTCATGAAAGGCCACCAGGTGGGACAGGGGGTGCTGACCCTGGGCGGCCCCCTGGAGCCACATGCCCTGAGAGCCCAGGACCCGGACCCCCACACCCTTTGGGGGTGGTGGAACCTGGTAAGGGTCCGCCTCCCACCACAGAGGAGGAGGCCCCTGGCCCCCCAGGAGAGCCCCGACTGGACAGTGAGACAGAGAGTGACCATGATGATGC CTTCCTCTCCATCATGTCTCCTGAGATCCAGTTGCCTCTACCGCCTGGAAAACGTCGGACCCAGTCCCTCAGTGCCCTACCCAAGGAACGGGACTCATCTTCTGAGAAGGATGGACGCAGCCCCAACAAG CGGGAGAAGGACCACATCCGGCGGCCCATGAATGCCTTCATGATCTTCAGCAAGCGGCACCGGGCCCTGGTCCACCAGCGTCATCCCAACCAGGACAACCGGACCGTCAGCAAGATCCTGGGCGAGTGGTGGTATGCCTTGGGGCCCAAGGAGAAGCAGAAGTACCACGACCTGGCCTTCCAG GTGAAGGAGGCCCACTTCAAGGCCCACCCAGATTGGAAGTGGTGCAACAAGGACCGAAAGAAGTCCAGCTCGGAGGCCAAGCCCACGAGCCTGGGGCTGGCAGGAGGGCACAAGGAGACGCGGGAGCGGAGCATGTCGGAGACGGGCACTGCCGCTGCCCCTGGGG TGTCCTCTGAGCTCCTCTCCGTCGCAGCCCAGACACTCCTGAGCTCGGACGCCAAGGTTCCGGGGAGCAGCTCCTGTGGGGCAGAACGGCTACACACAGTTGGGGGACCTGGCTCAGCTCGGCCCCGAGCTTTCTCTCACAGTGGGGTACACAGCCTGGATGGCAGCGAAGTAGACAGTCAGGCACTGCAGGAACTGACGCAG ATGGTGTCCGGCCCTGCATCGTACTCTGGCCCAAAGCCTTCTACCCAGTATGGAGCTCCAGGTCCCTTTGCAGCCCCCGGTGAGGGAGGTGCCTTGGCGGCCACCGGGCGGCCTTCGCTGCTGCCCACCCGAGCTTCTCGTTCTCAGCGTGCGGCCAGTGAGGACATGACGAGTGATGAGGAGCGCATGGTCATCTGTGAGGAGGAAGGGGATGATGATGTCATTG CTGATGATGGCTTCGGCACCACTGACATTGATCTCAAGTGCAAGGAGCGGGTGACCGACAGCGAGAGTGGGGACAGCTCTGGGGAGGACCCAGAGGGCAACAAG GGCTTTGGTCGGAAGGTGTTTTCACCTGTGATCCGTTCCTCCTTTACCCACTGCCGTCCCCCACTGGACCCTGAGCCCCCAGGGCCCCCGGATCCTCCTGTAGCCTTTGGCAAAGGCTATAGTTCCACCCCATCCTCCTCTGCGTCCTCGCCTGCTTCCTCCTCAGCCTCGGCAGCCACCTCCTTCTCACTGGGCTCAGGAACCTTCAAGGCCCAGGAGTCTGGTCAGGGCAGCACAGCGGGCCCCCTACGGCCCCCGCTTCCTGGGGCTGGGGGTCCAGCGACACCTTCCAAGGCTACCCGGTTCCTCCCAACGGATCCTGCCACCTTCCGGCGCAAGAGACCTGAAAGTGTGGGTGGCCTGGAGCCGCCAGGCCCCTCAGTCATCGCGGCCCCTCCCAGCGGAGGAGGAAGCATTCTGCAGACACTGGTGCTGCCCCCAAACAAGGAGGAGCAAGAGGGTGGCGGAGCCAGAGTGCCCTCCGCCCCCGCCCCATCACTGGCCTATGGGGCCCCAGCAGCTCCCCTGTCCCGTCCTGCTGCCACCATGGTCACCAACGTGGTGCGGCCTGTCAGCAGCACTCCTGTGCCCATCGCCTCTAAGCCCTTCCCCACCTCTGGCCGGGCTGAGGCGTCTCCAAATGACACAGCAGGTGCCAGGACTGAAATGGGCACTGGGTCTCGGGTGCCTGGGGGCTCCCCGCTGGGTGTCAGCTTAGTGTATTCGGACAAGAAGTCGGCAGCAGCCACCTCACCAGCCCCACATTTGGTGGCTGGACCCCTGCTGGGCACTGTGGGAAAGGCGCCTGCCACTGTCACTAACCTACTGGTGGGCACCCCGGGGTATGGGGCCCCTGCGCCCCCTGCTGTCCAGTTCATTGCCCAGGGGGCCCCTGGCGGTGGGACCACTGCGGGCTCAGGAGCAGGTGCTGGGAGTGGCCCCAATGGGCCAGTACCCCTGGGCATCCTGCAACCAGGTGCCCTGGGCAAGGCTGGGGGAATCACCCAGGTACAGTACATCCTGCCCACGCTGCCCCAGCAGCTTCAGGTGGCACCTGCCCCAGCACCAGCCCCTGGGACCAAGGCAGCGACTCCCAGCGGCCCTGCACCCACCACCAGCATCCGTTTCACCCTCCCACCGGGCACTTCCACCAACGGCAAAGTCTTGGCCGCCACTGCACCCACTCCTGGCATCCCCATCCTGCAGTCTGTACCCTCCGCCCCACCCCCCAAAG CCCAGTCAGTTTCTCCCgtgcaggccccgcccccggGTGGCTCAGCCCAACTGCTGCCTGGGAAGGTCCTAGTGCCCCTGGCCGCCCCTAGCATGTCAGTGCGGGGTGGAGGGGCCGGCCAGCCGCTGCCACTGGTGAGCCCACCCTTCTCAGTACCTGTGCAGAATGGTGCCCAGCCCCCCAGCAAG ATCATCCAGCTGACCCCGGTGCCTGTGAGCACACCCAGCGGCCTGGTGCCGCCCCTGAGCCCAGCCACACTCCCTGGACCCACTTCACAGCCTCAGAAggtcctgctgccctcctccacCAG AATCACCTATGTGCAGTCAGCGGGCGGGCACGCGCTGCCCCTGGGTACCAGCCCTGCATCCAGCCAGGCTGGAACAGTCACCTCGTACGGGCCCACGAGCTCTGTAGCTCTAGGCTTCACCTCGCTGGGGCCCAGTGGCCCCGCCTTCGTGCAGCCCCTGCTCTCAG cAGGCCAAGCCCCACTGCTGGCTCCCGGTCAGGTGGGCGTGTCGCCTGTGCCCAGTCCCCAGCTGCCACCTGCCTGTGCAGCCCCCGGAGGTCCTGTCATAACGGCGTTTTACTCTGGCAGCCCTGCACCCACCTCCTCAGCACCCCTGGCCCAGCCGTCCCAGGCCCCCCCAAGCCTGGTCTACACTGTGGCCACCAGCACAACCCCACCTGCAGCCACCATTCTGCCCAAGGGCCCGCCAGCCCCTGCCACTGCCACCCCAGCCCCGACTAGCCCTTTCCCTAGTGCCACAG CAGGTTCCATGACCTACAGCTTAGTGGCCCCCAAGGCCCAGCGGCCCAGCCCGAAGGCCCCCCAGAAAGTGAAGGCAGCCATCGCCAGCATTCCTGTGGGGTCCTTTGAGGCAGGTGCCTCTGGGCGACCTGGCCCTGCACCCCGGCAGCCTCTGGAGCCTGGCCCAGTCCGAGAGCCAACTGCCCCAGAGTCTGAGCTTGAGGGGCAGCCCACACCACCAGCCCCTCCACCTGCCCCAGAGACCTGGACTCCCACGGCCCGGAGCAGCCCCCCACCGCCCCCGCCTGCTGAGGAGCGGACCAGCGCCAAGGGTCCTGAGACCATG GCCAGCAAATTCCCCAGCTCATCTTCAGACTGGCGCGTCCCTGGGCAGGGCCTGGAGAATCGTGGGGAGCCTCCCActcctcccagcccagccccagctccagccgTAGCCCCTGGTGGCAGCAGCGAGAGCAGCAGTGGGCGGGCAGCCGGGGATACCCCCGAGCGCAAGGAGGCGGCTGGTACTGGCAAGAAGGTGAAGGTGCGGCCCCCGCCCCTGAAGAAGACCTTTGACTCTGTGGACAA CAGGGTCCTGTCAGAAGTGGACTTCGAAGAGCGCTTTGCTGAGCTGCCTGAGTTTCGGCCTGAGGAGGTGCTGCCCTCCCCCACCCTGCAGTCTCTGGCCACCTCACCCCGGGCCATCCTGGGCTCTTACCGCAAGAAGAGGAAGAACTCCACGG ACCTGGATTCAGCACCCGAGGACCCTACCTCGCCCAAGCGCAAGATGAGAAGACGCTCCAGCTGCAGCTCGGAGCCCAACACCCCCAAGAGTGCCAAGTGCGAGGGGGACATCTTCACCTTTGACCGTACAG GTACAGAAGCCGAGGATGTGCTTGGGGAGCTAGAGTATGAGAAGGTGCCGTACTCCTCCCTGCGGCGCACCCTAGACCAGCGCCGGGCCCTGGTCATGCAGCTCTTCCAGGACCATGGCTTCTTCCCATCAG cccaggccacagcCGCCTTCCAGGCCCGCTATGCAGACATCTTCCCCTCCAAGGTTTGTCTGCAGTTGAAGATCCGTGAGGTGCGCCAGAAGATCATGCAGGCAGCCACTCCCACCGAGCAGCCCCCTGGAGCTGAGGCTCCTCTCCCTGTACCGCCCCCCACTGGCACCgctgctgcccctgcccccactcccagccctgcagggggcCCTGACCCCACCTCGCCCAGCTCCGACTCTGGCACGGTCCAGGCTGCCCCGCCACTGCCTCCGCCCCCAGAGTCGGGGCCTGGACAGCCTGGCTGGGAGGGGGCTCCCCAGCCCTCTCCCCCACCGCCAGGTCCCTCCACAGCTGCCACAGGCAGGTGA